GCGCGGGTTATGCAAAAATTGTTCAATAAAGCATTCCCCGCGACCGAATGCCGCTGTCGCTTCACGCACCGCCGAGTGGTATAACTCTTCCACTTCATGCATCTGCCATGCCACTTTTAAACCACGACCACCGCCGCCAAATGCCGCTTTAATTGCGATGGGTAGCCCATGTTGATGGGCAAACTGCACCACTTCTTGGGCGGTTTCAACGGGATCTTTAGTTCCCACGACAAGTGGCGCACCCACTTGTAAAGCGATATGTCGGGCTTGGACTTTGTCCCCCAAAATATCAATACTTTCTGGGCTTGGACCAATCCAAATCAAGCCAGCTTGCTGCACTGCGCGCGCGAATTCAGCGCGTTCAGAAAGAAAACCGTAGCCCGGATGCACCATGGTTGCACCGGATTTTTTCGCTATCTCAATCAGTTTCTCAATGTTTAAGTAGCTCTGTGCTGGGGTATTTCCACCTAGCCCATAAGCTTCGTCCGCCATGTTGACATGTAATGCGTCAATATCGCTATCGGCATACACTGCCACAGACGCAAAACCATAATCGCGGCAAGCACGAATAATACGTACGGCTATCTCACCGCGGTTGGCAATCAATACCTTATGCTGTGCATTTTTATTATTGGTATTCATAAGCTTCATGACTCCCTTCAAGTTGATAAAATTCACGTAATGGATTAAAGCGGATTTTGCCGTTCACGGGGATTTGCCCTGCGAGATCCAAATGATAGTTACACACTGCCCCTATCACCGGATACCCTCCCGTTAATGGGTGATCATTTAAAAATAACACCGGCTGCCCATTCGCTGGAACTTGGATAGCGCCAATACAAGTGCCTTCACTCGGTAATTCTTGCAACCGTTCACGGCTTAGCGGTACTTCACCCGCAAGGCGTAACCCGATACGGTTTGAGGCGGCAGTTACCTGCCAAACTTGCTGGCGCAGTAATTCGGCGGCTTGTTCAGTAAACCAATCTGTTCTAGGCCCCATCACCACATCCAGTACCACCACATCATCTATTGTCGGGTAATCAAAAGCTGGCGATTCGGTGAGCGAAATAGCGCGATGACTCATTTTTTGATGAATCGATAAAGATTGCCCGACCATTAATGGCGCGGGGCCAACCTGAGCTAAAGTATCGAATGAACAACTTTCAAGAATCGGTGCCACAGAAAAGCCCCCGCGTACTGCAAAATAGCTACGTACACCTTTAGTCGGGCGTCCTAATTGAATGACATCCCCTTTTGCGAGGTGAATCGGTTGGTAAGTTGCTGAGGTGTATATCTGCCCGTCTTCCGTGGTGATGGTAACAGGACACTCTGCGCCTGTAATACCGACCAGCACATCTCGATTAGCGCGGACCTTTAAGCCACCTTGCGTCACTTCCAATACAGTAGATTGCGTACAGTTACCGACCAAACGATTTGCACTGTATAGCGCCGATTTGTCCATCGCGCCTGATTCGGAGATCCCTAACGCTGACTGCCCAATACGTCCTCTATCCTGGAATAAAGTTTGTAGCCCTGTCGCCAGTACCGTGAGATCGTAAGTTTGGTTTTTATCGATAGGTTTAATGTCAGTTTGGCTTGGTAAACTATAGCTCACGCGGCTCTTGCTTTGGTCAACAAATTGCACCCGATAACCTGCTTGTAAAAGTGCGGGCTCTGGGCGATTAATATCCCACACAGCTAAATCAGTCTGACCAATCAGTTGCCAACCACCGGGGCTGGCTTGTGGATACACACTGCTAAATTCTCCCGCCAGTGCCACTGACCCCGCAGGAATTCGCACGCGAGGGGACTGGCGGCGCGGTACCTGTAATTGTGCTTGTTTCGATACCATATAACCAAATCCGGGCGCGAAACCACTAAATGCCACCAGATATTCATTTTCAGTATGACGGCGAATCACCTCTTCGATAGAGACCCCTAAATACTCCGCCACTTCCGATAAGTCTTCCCCGGTATAGTGCACTGGAATAGTGACAGATTTTCCCGTTTTAGCTTCACCACCTTCAATATTGCGCAGAGAAATTTGCTGCACAATCGCATTAACATGCTCAATCGCTGGGTTATAACGCACTAATACCGTTCGTGCCGCTGGGGTTATCTCTTCAATGCCTTTAATAGGACGATGCGTTAATGAGTCTGTGAGTGCCATCGTCTGTTCGAGACTCGGCAGTTCAACCATAAACGCGCTTAAATTGACAGGTAAGAAACGCATAAGCCCCCCTATACGTGGTAAGCGGCGTCAGGAACATCCGTGATAAACATATATCCCGGAGCATGACTTAACGCAAAAGGAACACCCGATCTCATCACCGCTGCTTGAGGCGTCACACCACAAGCCCAAAATACGGGAATTTCACCGTCTTCAATGCGGACTGCGTCCCCAAAATCAGGGCGCATAATATCGCGGATCCCCAGTAATTCGGGCGCGCCAATATGTACGGGAGAGCCATGTACCGCGGGAAAACGCCCCGAAATCATGACGGCATCGGCAACACGATCTGCAGGGATTGGACGCATTGATACTACAAGCTCGCCTTCTAAACGCCCCGCAGGACGACACAATTTGTTAGTTTTATACATCGGCACATTGGAACCATCGGTAATGTGGCGAACATCAATACCCGCCTCTATCATCGGTGTTTCAAAGGTAAAACTGCAACCAATCAAGAAAGTGACTAAGTCAGGATGTTGCTGATAAATGGCCGTCGCATCCGTAATTTCATCCACCAGCGTGCCCTGTTCCCAAACACGATAACGAGGAATATCGGTACGCAGATCGGCACCTTCGGCTAATACGGTTTGCCAACTCCCTGATTCGCACACATCCAAGACAGGGCAACTTTTGGGGTTCCGCTGAGCATAAAGTAGGAAATCAAACGCCCAATCCCTCGGTAACGCAATCATATTGGCTTGGGTCATTCCCGGTGCCATGCCTGCAGTGGGTTTATCATAACCATGACGAATCGCTTCTCTCGCCGCTTTCGCGGCTTGAATTGCCTCCTTTGAGGCTTTCATTAATGCATTCATGCTTGACCTCTCTTTCCTGCAAAGGCACAGATACCGATCCCTTGCAGCTCAAAGAGTTCACGTACTTTTTTCGCCATCTCTAACGCACCGGGGCTATCTCCATGTACACAAATGGATCCCGCTTCAATGGGGGTAAATTTCCCATCAATAGCGACTACACCGCCTTCATTCACTAACTGCAACATGCGCTTAGCCACTAATTCTGGGTCATGCAAGACAGAGCCTGCTAGCTTGCGAGACACCAGCGTACCATCGCTGTTGTAAGCTCTATCAGCAAAGGCTTCTGCAACCACCTTCAACCCACTCTCTTTTGCCCAACCAATCAATGAGGATCCTGCCAATGCCACCAGCGTTAACTGGTTATCAATTCCCAAGATCCCATCAATCACTGCCATCGCTTGGCGTTTGTCATGGGCGATGGTGTTATATAGCGCGCCGTGTGGTTTGACATATTCCACTTGAGTACCTGCCGCCGTCGCAAGCCCCTTTAATGCGCCAATTTGATAAATCACGTCTGCGGTTAATTCGTTAGACGCAATGTCCATATTTCGACGGCCAAATCCGACTAAGTCAGGGTATCCCACATGCGCTCCGACCGTTACGCCTTGTTTTTGCGCGGCAATGAGTGTTTGAAGGATCCCTTCGGGAGAGCCCGCATGGAACCCACAAGCAATGTTGGCGCTACTGACAATACTCAGCATTGCCTCATCATTGCCCATTTTCCATTGACCAAAACTTTCACCAAGGTCGCTATTTAGGTCGATTTGCTTATTCATTATTGTTCCTCAATCCTTGATAACGACTTATTTTAAGTAGTTGAAAATTGCACTCACGGACATGGCACCCATGTACCACGTTAACGCACAGGTCACGACACCCGACCACAGTAACCAACGTGGGTAATGATAGCCTTCCATTAAATCTGCACGTTTCCAGCCAATATAGACAAACAGAGTCAGGCCAATCGGTAAAATCAAGCCGTTAAAGCCACCCGCGAAGACTAATAACGCTGCTGGCGCAGTTCCCATTGACAGGTAAACAGCCAATGAAACGGCAATGAACAGGATAGTGGCAATATTACGTTGTCTTTCCGTAATGGAAGACTTGAACGCTTTTAAGAAGCTCATTGAGGTGTACGCTGCACCGATAACGCTAGTCAGTGCTGCCGCCCATAAAATTAAACCAAAAATACGTAAACCGAAGTTACCCGCTGCGGCTTGGAATGCTTGCGATGCAGGGTTCGCCGCTTTACCTGAAATATCAATCGTCACGCCGCTAGCAACCACACCTAAGATGGCTAAAAACAGGACATAGCGCATTATGCCAACGACGATGATCCCTTTAGTCGCCGCACTAGAAACCGCTTTAATGTTTTCAACGCCAACTTCGCCTTTATCCAGTAAACGATGCGCCCCTGCGTAGCAGATATAACCACCAACCGTTCCGCCAACAATCGTCGTGATCATCGCAAAATC
The Providencia alcalifaciens DNA segment above includes these coding regions:
- a CDS encoding urea amidolyase family protein, which produces MRFLPVNLSAFMVELPSLEQTMALTDSLTHRPIKGIEEITPAARTVLVRYNPAIEHVNAIVQQISLRNIEGGEAKTGKSVTIPVHYTGEDLSEVAEYLGVSIEEVIRRHTENEYLVAFSGFAPGFGYMVSKQAQLQVPRRQSPRVRIPAGSVALAGEFSSVYPQASPGGWQLIGQTDLAVWDINRPEPALLQAGYRVQFVDQSKSRVSYSLPSQTDIKPIDKNQTYDLTVLATGLQTLFQDRGRIGQSALGISESGAMDKSALYSANRLVGNCTQSTVLEVTQGGLKVRANRDVLVGITGAECPVTITTEDGQIYTSATYQPIHLAKGDVIQLGRPTKGVRSYFAVRGGFSVAPILESCSFDTLAQVGPAPLMVGQSLSIHQKMSHRAISLTESPAFDYPTIDDVVVLDVVMGPRTDWFTEQAAELLRQQVWQVTAASNRIGLRLAGEVPLSRERLQELPSEGTCIGAIQVPANGQPVLFLNDHPLTGGYPVIGAVCNYHLDLAGQIPVNGKIRFNPLREFYQLEGSHEAYEYQ
- a CDS encoding putative hydro-lyase, whose translation is MNALMKASKEAIQAAKAAREAIRHGYDKPTAGMAPGMTQANMIALPRDWAFDFLLYAQRNPKSCPVLDVCESGSWQTVLAEGADLRTDIPRYRVWEQGTLVDEITDATAIYQQHPDLVTFLIGCSFTFETPMIEAGIDVRHITDGSNVPMYKTNKLCRPAGRLEGELVVSMRPIPADRVADAVMISGRFPAVHGSPVHIGAPELLGIRDIMRPDFGDAVRIEDGEIPVFWACGVTPQAAVMRSGVPFALSHAPGYMFITDVPDAAYHV
- a CDS encoding LamB/YcsF family protein, producing the protein MNKQIDLNSDLGESFGQWKMGNDEAMLSIVSSANIACGFHAGSPEGILQTLIAAQKQGVTVGAHVGYPDLVGFGRRNMDIASNELTADVIYQIGALKGLATAAGTQVEYVKPHGALYNTIAHDKRQAMAVIDGILGIDNQLTLVALAGSSLIGWAKESGLKVVAEAFADRAYNSDGTLVSRKLAGSVLHDPELVAKRMLQLVNEGGVVAIDGKFTPIEAGSICVHGDSPGALEMAKKVRELFELQGIGICAFAGKRGQA
- a CDS encoding NRAMP family divalent metal transporter, which translates into the protein MAAHENISTAEYVKKRRSSLIGAIFLMATSAIGPGFITQTATFTVTLGAAFAFGILASIIIDFVVQQNIWRVVTLTKMHSSDIANATIPGSGYLLAVLVIFGGLIFNIGNIAGAGLGLNALVGLDPKWGGLLSALLAIYIFSSRKASSFIDRLIIALGLVMIALTLFVMIASNPPIGEALRQSVLPDTVDFAMITTIVGGTVGGYICYAGAHRLLDKGEVGVENIKAVSSAATKGIIVVGIMRYVLFLAILGVVASGVTIDISGKAANPASQAFQAAAGNFGLRIFGLILWAAALTSVIGAAYTSMSFLKAFKSSITERQRNIATILFIAVSLAVYLSMGTAPAALLVFAGGFNGLILPIGLTLFVYIGWKRADLMEGYHYPRWLLWSGVVTCALTWYMGAMSVSAIFNYLK